The Homo sapiens chromosome 5, GRCh38.p14 Primary Assembly genome includes a window with the following:
- the POU4F3 gene encoding POU domain, class 4, transcription factor 3, translating into MMAMNSKQPFGMHPVLQEPKFSSLHSGSEAMRRVCLPAPQLQGNIFGSFDESLLARAEALAAVDIVSHGKNHPFKPDATYHTMSSVPCTSTSSTVPISHPAALTSHPHHAVHQGLEGDLLEHISPTLSVSGLGAPEHSVMPAQIHPHHLGAMGHLHQAMGMSHPHTVAPHSAMPACLSDVESDPRELEAFAERFKQRRIKLGVTQADVGAALANLKIPGVGSLSQSTICRFESLTLSHNNMIALKPVLQAWLEEAEAAYREKNSKPELFNGSERKRKRTSIAAPEKRSLEAYFAIQPRPSSEKIAAIAEKLDLKKNVVRVWFCNQRQKQKRMKYSAVH; encoded by the exons ATGATGGCCATGAACTCCAAGCAGCCTTTCGGCATGCACCCGGTGCTGCAAGAACCCAAATTCTCCAGTCTGCACTCTGGCTCCGAGGCCATGCGCCGAGTCTGTCTCCCAGCCCCGCAG CTGCAGGGTAATATATTTGGAAGCTTTGATGAGAGCCTGCTGGCACGCGCCGAAGCTCTGGCGGCGGTGGATATCGTCTCCCACGGCAAGAACCATCCGTTCAAGCCCGACGCCACCTACCATACCATGAGCAGCGTGCCCTGCACGTCCACTTCGTCCACCGTGCCCATCTCCCACCCAGCTGCGCTCACCTCACACCCTCACCACGCCGTGCACCAGGGCCTCGAAGGCGACCTGCTGGAGCACATCTCGCCCACGCTGAGTGTGAGCGGCCTGGGCGCTCCGGAACACTCGGTGATGCCCGCACAGATCCATCCACACCACCTGGGCGCCATGGGCCACCTGCACCAGGCCATGGGCATGAGTCACCCGCACACCGTGGCCCCTCATAGCGCCATGCCTGCATGCCTCAGCGACGTGGAGTCAGACCCGCGCGAGCTGGAAGCCTTCGCCGAGCGCTTCAAGCAGCGGCGCATCAAGCTGGGGGTGACCCAGGCGGACGTGGGCGCGGCTCTGGCTAATCTCAAGATCCCCGGCGTGGGCTCGCTGAGCCAAAGCACCATCTGCAGGTTCGAGTCTCTCACTCTCTCGCACAACAACATGATCGCTCTCAAGCCGGTGCTCCAGGCCTGGTTGGAGGAGGCCGAGGCCGCCTACCGAGAGAAGAACAGCAAGCCAGAGCTCTTCAACGGCAGCGAACGGAAGCGCAAACGCACGTCCATCGCGGCGCCGGAGAAGCGTTCACTCGAGGCCTATTTCGCTATCCAGCCACGTCCTTCATCTGAGAAGATCGCGGCCATCGCTGAGAAACTGGACCTTAAAAAGAACGTGGTGAGAGTCTGGTTCTGCAaccagagacagaaacagaaacgAATGAAGTATTCGGCTGTCCACTGA